From the Corythoichthys intestinalis isolate RoL2023-P3 chromosome 13, ASM3026506v1, whole genome shotgun sequence genome, one window contains:
- the LOC130928974 gene encoding ADP-ribosylation factor-like protein 8, whose product MLALINRLLDWFKSLFWKEEMELTLVGLQYSGKTTFVNVIASDKTLIGVMVDEMKRLLRKLMSKFVQMDVIRKAEDILDVDYRNKEIWHDTGNIAVSHDARQYMEQVEDYL is encoded by the exons atgctggcactaataaaccggcttttagactggttcaagtctttattttggaaggaagagatggagctgaccctggtcggcctccagtattcgggaaaaacgacgttcgtcaacgtaattgcc tctgacaaaaccctaattggagtgatggttgatgagatgaagaggctgctgaggaagctgatgtccaaatttgtgcaaatggatgtgatcaggaaagctgaggatatcctagatgttgattacaggaacaaggagatctggcatgacacaggcaacatagcagtatcacatgatgccagacaatacatggagcaagttgaagactatctctga